The Thalassotalea nanhaiensis genome has a window encoding:
- the rpoB gene encoding DNA-directed RNA polymerase subunit beta, translating to MVYSYSEKKRIRKDFGKSVQVMDYPFLLSIQLESFRKFIDIDATGAVGLEAAFRSVFPIKSYSGNSELQYVSYRLGEPLFDVKECQIRGVTYSAALRVKLRMVIYDKEAAAGTVKDIKEQEVYMGEIPLMTENGTFVINGTERVIVSQLHRSPGVFFDHDKGKTHSSGKVLYNARVIPYRGSWLDFEFDPKDNLFVRIDRRRKLPASIILRALEYTTEQILEMFFETTRFDIKKNKLVMELVPERLRGETATFDIKMPNGDVLVEQGRRITARHIRALGKEGVTTLDVPADYIVGRVLAKEHVNKSTGEVIAEANAELTLELLAELTEAGFKSFDTLYMNEFDCGSYMSDTLRVDNSTNRLEALVEIYRMMRPGEPPTKDAAEALFDNLFFAEERYDLSNVGRMKFNRRVGRSESTGSGILSNDDIISVMKTLISIRDGKGEVDDIDHLGNRRIRSVGEMAENQFRVGLVRVERAVRERLSLGDLDAVMPQDLINAKPISAAVKEFFGSSQLSQFMDQNNPLSEVTHKRRISALGPGGLTRERAGFEVRDVHPTHYGRVCPIETPEGPNIGLINSLSCYARTNDYGFLETPYRKVVDGVVTDDIDYLSAIEEGNFVIAQANAEVDTDKKLAEGLVNCRHKNEFTLMSAEQVQYMDVSPQQIISVAASLIPFLEHDDANRALMGANMQRQAVPTLKADKPLVGTGMEKTIAVDSGVTAVAKRGGVVDYVDASRIVVRVNENEMHAGEAGIDIYNLTKYTRSNQNTCINQRPTCNVGEPVQRGDVLADGPSTDLGELALGQNMRIAFMPWNGYNFEDSMLISERVTKEDRFTTIHIQELSCIARDTKLGSEEITSDIPNVGESALSKLDESGVVYIGAEVNGGDILVGKVTPKGETQLTPEEKLLRAIFGEKAADVKDSSLRVPNSVSGTIIDVQVFTRDGVEKDARAMEIEEMQLKEVKKDLGDEFSILEDGIYARAKKLLLSSGLNESDLNGMSRDQWLSQSLSDEGQQTELEQIAEQYDAIKADFDKKYEVKRRKITQGDDLQPGVLKIVKVYLAVKRRLQPGDKMAGRHGNKGVISNVVPVEDMPHDKNGEPVDIVLNPLGVPSRMNIGQILETHLGMACRGIGEKIDRMIKEQQELAKLRTFLKDVYAVGESRQVVDIDSFSDDEVKRLADNLRAGLPIATPAFDGAAEKEIKELFRLADMPESGQFTLFDGRTGRAFERPVTVGYMYMLKLNHLVDDKMHARSTGSYSLVTQQPLGGKAQFGGQRFGEMEVWALEAYGAAYTLQEMLTVKSDDVNGRTKMYKNLVDGDHRMEPGMPESFNVLLKEIRSLGINIELDQE from the coding sequence ATGGTTTACTCTTATTCTGAGAAGAAGCGTATTCGAAAGGACTTTGGCAAAAGTGTTCAGGTAATGGATTATCCATTCCTGCTGTCTATCCAATTAGAATCTTTCCGCAAGTTTATTGATATCGATGCAACGGGTGCAGTCGGCCTTGAAGCCGCTTTCCGTAGCGTATTTCCAATAAAAAGTTATTCTGGTAATTCAGAATTACAGTATGTTAGTTACCGTTTAGGTGAACCGTTATTTGATGTAAAAGAATGTCAAATTCGCGGTGTAACTTACTCTGCCGCTCTACGTGTTAAATTACGCATGGTAATTTACGATAAAGAAGCCGCAGCCGGTACAGTTAAAGATATTAAAGAACAAGAAGTCTACATGGGCGAAATCCCATTAATGACGGAAAATGGTACCTTTGTTATTAATGGTACTGAACGTGTTATTGTTTCGCAATTACACCGTTCTCCGGGTGTTTTCTTCGATCACGATAAAGGTAAAACCCACTCATCAGGTAAAGTGTTATATAACGCCCGCGTTATTCCTTACCGTGGTTCTTGGTTAGACTTTGAATTCGACCCTAAAGATAACTTATTTGTACGTATAGATAGACGTCGTAAGTTACCTGCATCAATTATTTTACGTGCCTTAGAATATACGACAGAACAAATTCTAGAGATGTTCTTTGAAACGACACGTTTTGATATTAAGAAAAACAAGTTAGTTATGGAACTTGTTCCAGAACGTTTACGTGGTGAAACTGCAACGTTCGATATCAAAATGCCTAACGGCGATGTACTTGTAGAACAAGGTCGTCGTATCACTGCTCGTCATATTCGTGCTTTAGGTAAAGAAGGTGTTACTACCTTAGATGTACCTGCTGACTACATTGTTGGCCGTGTACTTGCTAAAGAACATGTGAACAAGAGCACTGGTGAAGTAATCGCAGAAGCGAACGCTGAATTAACCTTAGAGCTATTAGCTGAATTAACTGAAGCTGGCTTTAAGTCTTTTGACACTCTATACATGAATGAATTCGATTGTGGTTCATACATGTCAGACACCTTGCGTGTTGATAACTCAACTAACCGCTTAGAAGCGTTAGTAGAAATTTATCGTATGATGCGTCCAGGTGAGCCACCAACTAAAGATGCTGCTGAAGCATTATTTGATAACTTATTCTTCGCTGAAGAACGTTATGACTTATCAAATGTTGGTCGCATGAAATTTAACCGCCGTGTTGGTCGCTCAGAAAGCACTGGCTCAGGCATCTTATCGAACGATGACATCATCTCGGTAATGAAAACGTTAATTTCAATTCGTGACGGTAAAGGTGAAGTGGACGATATCGATCACTTAGGTAACCGTCGTATCCGTTCTGTTGGTGAAATGGCAGAAAACCAATTCCGTGTTGGTTTAGTTCGTGTAGAACGTGCTGTTCGTGAACGTTTATCATTAGGTGATCTTGATGCTGTAATGCCACAAGATTTAATTAATGCTAAGCCTATCTCTGCTGCTGTTAAAGAATTCTTTGGTTCTTCACAGTTGTCACAGTTTATGGATCAAAACAACCCGTTATCAGAAGTTACTCATAAACGTCGTATCTCAGCGTTAGGCCCAGGTGGTTTAACACGTGAGCGTGCAGGTTTTGAAGTACGTGACGTACATCCAACCCATTACGGTCGTGTATGTCCAATCGAAACGCCGGAAGGTCCAAACATCGGTTTGATTAACTCATTATCATGTTATGCCCGTACTAACGACTATGGTTTCCTAGAAACTCCATATCGTAAAGTAGTAGACGGTGTTGTTACAGATGATATTGATTACTTATCTGCTATCGAAGAAGGTAACTTTGTAATCGCTCAGGCGAATGCTGAAGTTGATACTGATAAGAAATTAGCAGAAGGCTTGGTTAACTGTCGTCATAAGAATGAATTTACTCTTATGTCTGCAGAGCAAGTTCAATATATGGATGTATCACCACAGCAAATTATCTCTGTGGCGGCGTCATTAATTCCATTCCTAGAGCATGATGATGCTAACCGTGCCTTGATGGGTGCGAACATGCAACGTCAAGCCGTTCCAACATTAAAAGCTGATAAGCCTTTAGTTGGTACCGGTATGGAAAAAACAATTGCTGTAGATTCAGGTGTAACTGCCGTTGCCAAACGTGGCGGTGTTGTTGATTATGTAGATGCGAGTCGTATCGTTGTTCGTGTTAACGAAAACGAAATGCATGCCGGTGAAGCTGGTATCGATATTTACAACTTAACTAAATACACTCGTTCTAACCAGAATACTTGTATTAACCAACGTCCAACTTGTAATGTTGGCGAACCAGTGCAACGTGGTGACGTGTTAGCCGATGGTCCTTCTACCGATTTAGGTGAGTTGGCTCTAGGTCAAAACATGCGTATCGCATTCATGCCTTGGAATGGTTATAACTTCGAGGATTCAATGTTGATTTCTGAACGTGTAACGAAAGAAGATCGTTTCACTACTATTCATATTCAGGAATTATCATGTATCGCTCGTGACACTAAACTAGGCTCAGAAGAAATTACTTCTGATATCCCTAACGTTGGTGAGTCTGCATTATCTAAATTAGATGAATCAGGTGTTGTATACATCGGTGCAGAAGTTAACGGCGGCGACATCTTAGTGGGTAAAGTTACTCCTAAAGGTGAAACTCAGTTAACACCAGAAGAAAAATTATTACGTGCTATCTTCGGTGAGAAAGCAGCTGACGTTAAAGACAGCTCTTTACGTGTACCAAACTCTGTTTCAGGTACTATCATCGATGTTCAAGTATTCACTCGCGACGGTGTTGAAAAAGACGCTCGTGCGATGGAAATTGAAGAAATGCAATTGAAAGAAGTTAAGAAAGATCTTGGCGATGAATTCAGCATTTTAGAAGATGGTATTTATGCCCGTGCTAAGAAACTTCTATTATCATCTGGTTTAAATGAGTCTGACCTTAATGGTATGTCTCGTGACCAATGGTTAAGTCAAAGCCTAAGCGATGAAGGTCAACAAACTGAACTTGAGCAAATTGCCGAGCAGTATGATGCAATCAAAGCTGACTTTGATAAGAAATATGAAGTTAAGCGTCGTAAGATCACTCAAGGTGATGACTTACAACCAGGCGTACTTAAAATCGTTAAAGTTTACCTTGCTGTTAAGCGTCGCTTACAACCAGGTGACAAGATGGCTGGTCGTCATGGTAACAAGGGTGTTATTTCTAACGTTGTTCCTGTGGAAGATATGCCACATGACAAGAATGGTGAGCCGGTAGATATCGTGCTTAACCCTCTAGGTGTACCATCACGTATGAACATCGGTCAGATTTTAGAAACTCACTTAGGTATGGCGTGTCGCGGTATCGGTGAGAAAATTGACCGTATGATCAAAGAGCAGCAAGAATTAGCGAAACTTCGCACATTCTTAAAAGATGTTTATGCAGTTGGCGAATCTCGTCAAGTTGTCGACATCGATAGCTTCTCTGATGATGAAGTTAAGCGCTTAGCTGATAACTTACGTGCAGGTTTACCAATTGCAACACCAGCATTTGATGGTGCAGCAGAGAAAGAAATTAAAGAACTATTCCGTTTGGCAGATATGCCAGAAAGCGGTCAGTTCACTCTATTTGACGGCCGTACTGGTCGTGCATTTGAGCGTCCTGTTACCGTAGGTTATATGTACATGCTGAAACTGAATCACTTAGTTGATGACAAGATGCATGCACGTTCTACTGGTTCTTACTCACTAGTTACGCAACAACCACTTGGTGGTAAAGCGCAATTTGGTGGTCAACGTTTCGGTGAGATGGAAGTATGGGCACTTGAAGCATACGGTGCTGCTTACACTCTACAAGAAATGCTTACGGTTAAATCAGATGACGTTAACGGTCGTACTAAAATGTACAAAAACCTTGTTGACGGTGATCACCGTATGGAACCAGGCATGCCTGAATCGTTCAACGTATTGTTGAAAGAAATCCGTTCGTTAGGTATCAATATCGAACTGGATCAGGAATAA
- the rpoC gene encoding DNA-directed RNA polymerase subunit beta', which yields MKDLLKFLKQQNQTEEFDGIRIGLASPDMIRSWSFGEVKKPETINYRTFKPERDGLFCARIFGPVKDYECLCGKYKRLKHRGVICEKCGVEVTLTKVRRDRMGHIELASPVAHIWFLKSLPSRIGLLLDMTLRDIERVLYFESYVVTEPGMTTLERSQILTEEEYLDSLEEHGDEFDAKMGAEAVLALLKEIDLNGEIDQMREELPEIGSETKRKKITKRLKLMEAFAQSGNKPEWMIMSVLPILPPDLRPLVPLDGGRFATSDLNDLYRRVINRNNRLKRLLDLVAPDIIVRNEKRMLQESVDALLDNGRRGRAITGSNKRPLKSLADMIKGKQGRFRQNLLGKRVDYSGRSVITVGPTLRLHQCGLPKKMALELFKPFIYGKLEARGLATTIKAAKKLVEREGGEVWDVLDEVIREHPVMLNRAPTLHRLGIQAFEPVLIEGKAIHLHPLVCAAYNADFDGDQMAVHVPLTIEAQLEARALMMSTNNVLSPANGDPIIVPSQDVVLGLYYLTRDCVNGKGEGMVFTSVKEAEKAYRTEVAELHARVKIRITEVVNGEDVVSMIDTTIGRALLWMVCPKGLPYELINKPLGKKQISTLINHAYRNLGLKDTVMFADHIMYTGFHYAMIAGASVGIDDMVIPDAKYTIIEAAEEEVTEIQEQFDSGLVTAGEKYNKVIDIWSSANEKVSKAMMDNLSKESILNRDGEMEEQDSFNSIFMMADSGARGSAAQIRQLAGMRGLMAKPDGSIIETPITANFREGLNVLQYFISTHGARKGLADTALKTANSGYLTRRLVDVAQDLVVTEQDCGIEEGLLMTPLIEGGDVVEPLRERVLGRVVAQDVLIPGTEDVLFARNSLLDEADCDTLEEHSVDQVWVRSIITCDTDFGICALCYGRDLARGHLINEGEAIGVVAAQSIGEPGTQLTMRTFHIGGAASRASAENSVQVKNTGTLKLQNAKFVTNSEKKLVITSRSSELTVIDELGREKERYKVPYGSILNKADGEDIAAGETIANWDPHTHPIITEVGGKIQFVDLIDAVTMTRQTDELTGLSSIVITDPAQRGTAGKEMRPMVKLVDKKGNDVMIAGTEIPAQYFLPGNAIVNLEDGAEVNIGDALARIPQESSKTRDITGGLPRVADLFEARKPKEPAILAEKTGIIGFGKETKGKRRLLITQPSGEVYEEMIPKWRQLNVFEGESVLKGEVIADGPESPHDILRLRGIDHVANYIVNEVQDVYRLQGVKINDKHIEVIVRQMIRKCEIMTAGDSNFLPGEQVEVARVKIANRELEAQGKEPAEFQTLMLGITKASLATESFISAASFQETTRVLTEAAVAGKKDDLRGLKENVIVGRLIPAGTGYAYHKNRMNKANAVEEETTVSAEDAEQALTDALNADMLGGFAPSGDE from the coding sequence GTGAAAGATTTACTTAAGTTTCTTAAGCAACAAAATCAAACTGAAGAATTCGATGGTATTCGAATTGGCCTAGCGTCACCAGACATGATCCGTTCATGGTCATTTGGTGAAGTTAAAAAGCCAGAAACCATCAACTACCGTACGTTCAAACCAGAGCGTGACGGCCTTTTCTGTGCCCGTATTTTCGGACCAGTGAAAGATTACGAATGTTTATGTGGCAAGTACAAGCGCCTTAAGCATCGTGGTGTTATATGTGAAAAATGTGGTGTTGAAGTAACGCTAACTAAAGTTCGTCGTGACCGTATGGGCCACATTGAACTAGCTAGCCCTGTTGCTCACATCTGGTTCTTAAAATCATTGCCATCTCGTATCGGTTTATTACTTGATATGACATTGCGTGATATTGAACGCGTATTATATTTTGAATCTTATGTTGTTACCGAACCTGGTATGACAACATTAGAGCGTAGCCAAATTTTAACCGAAGAAGAGTATCTTGATTCTCTTGAAGAACACGGTGATGAATTTGACGCGAAAATGGGTGCTGAAGCAGTTTTAGCCCTATTAAAAGAAATTGACCTTAACGGCGAAATTGATCAAATGCGTGAAGAACTACCTGAAATTGGTAGTGAAACTAAGCGTAAGAAAATCACTAAACGTCTTAAGTTAATGGAAGCATTCGCTCAATCTGGTAACAAGCCAGAATGGATGATTATGTCGGTTCTTCCGATCCTTCCACCAGATCTACGTCCACTAGTTCCACTAGATGGCGGTCGTTTTGCAACGTCTGATCTGAACGATTTATATCGTCGTGTTATTAACCGTAACAACCGTCTTAAACGTCTACTAGATTTAGTAGCACCAGACATTATCGTACGTAACGAAAAGCGTATGTTACAAGAGTCTGTTGATGCGTTATTAGATAACGGTCGTCGTGGTCGCGCTATTACCGGTTCTAACAAACGTCCTCTTAAATCTCTTGCTGATATGATCAAGGGTAAGCAAGGTCGTTTCCGTCAGAACTTACTTGGTAAACGTGTAGATTACTCTGGTCGTTCTGTAATCACGGTTGGTCCAACACTACGTTTACACCAATGTGGTCTTCCTAAGAAGATGGCATTAGAATTATTTAAGCCTTTCATCTACGGTAAATTAGAAGCTCGTGGTCTTGCGACTACAATTAAAGCGGCTAAGAAACTAGTTGAACGTGAAGGTGGTGAAGTTTGGGATGTACTTGATGAAGTAATCCGTGAACATCCGGTTATGCTTAACCGTGCACCAACGCTTCATAGACTTGGTATCCAAGCGTTCGAACCTGTACTTATCGAAGGTAAAGCAATCCATTTACACCCACTAGTTTGTGCGGCATACAATGCCGATTTCGATGGTGACCAAATGGCGGTACACGTTCCTTTAACAATCGAAGCTCAATTAGAAGCTCGTGCGTTAATGATGTCTACCAATAACGTATTATCACCAGCTAACGGCGACCCAATCATCGTTCCTTCACAGGATGTTGTATTAGGTCTTTACTACTTAACACGTGATTGTGTTAACGGTAAAGGTGAAGGTATGGTTTTCACTTCTGTTAAAGAAGCTGAAAAAGCTTACCGTACTGAAGTTGCAGAATTACACGCTCGCGTGAAAATTCGTATCACTGAAGTTGTAAATGGTGAAGATGTTGTATCTATGATTGATACAACTATTGGTCGTGCGCTTTTATGGATGGTATGTCCTAAAGGTTTACCATACGAGCTTATTAATAAGCCGTTAGGTAAAAAGCAAATTTCTACGCTGATTAACCATGCGTACCGTAACCTTGGTCTTAAAGACACGGTTATGTTTGCCGATCACATCATGTACACCGGTTTCCACTACGCGATGATCGCGGGTGCTTCTGTTGGTATCGACGATATGGTAATTCCAGATGCGAAATACACTATCATCGAAGCTGCTGAAGAAGAAGTTACTGAAATTCAAGAGCAATTTGACTCTGGTCTAGTAACAGCTGGTGAGAAATACAACAAAGTTATCGATATCTGGTCATCTGCGAACGAAAAAGTTTCGAAAGCGATGATGGACAACTTATCAAAAGAATCAATCTTAAACCGCGACGGTGAGATGGAAGAGCAAGACTCATTCAACTCTATCTTCATGATGGCTGACTCTGGTGCTCGTGGTAGTGCCGCTCAGATTCGTCAGTTGGCCGGTATGCGTGGTCTAATGGCTAAGCCAGATGGTTCAATCATCGAAACGCCAATCACAGCGAACTTCCGTGAAGGTTTGAACGTATTACAATACTTCATCTCTACTCACGGTGCGCGTAAAGGTTTGGCCGATACGGCACTTAAAACAGCTAACTCGGGTTACTTAACTCGTCGTCTAGTTGATGTAGCACAAGATTTAGTTGTAACTGAACAAGACTGTGGTATCGAAGAAGGTCTATTAATGACTCCACTTATCGAAGGTGGTGATGTTGTAGAACCTCTACGTGAACGTGTTCTTGGTCGTGTAGTAGCACAAGATGTATTAATTCCAGGTACTGAAGACGTGCTATTCGCTCGTAACAGTCTACTTGATGAAGCAGATTGTGACACGCTAGAAGAACACTCTGTGGATCAAGTTTGGGTACGCTCAATTATTACTTGTGATACTGACTTTGGTATTTGTGCATTATGTTACGGTCGTGACTTGGCACGTGGTCACCTTATCAACGAAGGTGAAGCAATCGGTGTTGTGGCAGCACAATCAATCGGTGAGCCAGGTACACAGTTAACGATGCGTACGTTCCACATTGGTGGTGCTGCATCGCGTGCATCTGCTGAAAACAGCGTACAAGTTAAAAATACTGGTACTCTTAAGCTTCAAAACGCTAAGTTTGTAACTAACTCAGAGAAGAAACTAGTAATCACATCACGTTCATCAGAACTTACTGTTATTGATGAATTAGGTCGTGAAAAAGAACGTTATAAAGTTCCTTACGGTTCAATCTTGAATAAAGCAGACGGCGAAGATATCGCAGCTGGCGAAACTATCGCTAACTGGGACCCGCATACGCATCCAATCATTACTGAGGTTGGTGGTAAGATTCAATTCGTTGACCTTATCGATGCTGTAACCATGACGCGTCAAACTGATGAACTAACAGGTTTATCAAGTATCGTTATCACTGACCCTGCACAGCGCGGTACAGCGGGTAAAGAAATGCGCCCAATGGTTAAGTTAGTAGATAAGAAAGGTAATGATGTAATGATCGCTGGTACTGAAATTCCAGCACAATATTTCTTACCTGGTAACGCAATCGTTAACCTTGAAGATGGTGCGGAAGTTAATATCGGTGATGCGTTAGCACGTATCCCACAAGAGTCATCAAAAACTCGTGATATTACCGGTGGTCTTCCACGTGTTGCTGACTTGTTTGAAGCGCGTAAGCCTAAAGAGCCTGCAATTCTTGCTGAGAAAACAGGTATCATTGGTTTCGGTAAAGAAACTAAAGGTAAGCGTCGTTTACTAATCACTCAACCAAGTGGTGAAGTATACGAAGAGATGATCCCTAAATGGCGTCAACTTAACGTGTTCGAAGGTGAATCTGTTCTTAAAGGTGAAGTTATCGCCGATGGTCCAGAGTCTCCACACGATATCTTACGTTTACGTGGTATTGACCATGTTGCTAACTACATTGTTAACGAAGTACAAGATGTATACCGTTTACAAGGTGTTAAAATCAACGATAAGCACATCGAAGTAATTGTTCGTCAGATGATCCGTAAGTGTGAGATCATGACAGCTGGTGACAGTAACTTCTTACCTGGTGAGCAAGTTGAAGTAGCACGCGTTAAAATTGCTAACCGTGAATTGGAAGCGCAAGGTAAAGAACCAGCTGAGTTCCAAACTCTAATGCTAGGTATTACTAAAGCATCGCTTGCAACAGAATCATTTATTTCTGCTGCATCGTTCCAAGAAACAACTCGTGTACTTACTGAAGCTGCTGTTGCAGGTAAGAAAGATGACTTACGTGGCCTGAAAGAAAACGTAATTGTTGGTCGTCTAATTCCTGCCGGTACTGGTTATGCGTATCATAAGAACCGCATGAACAAAGCTAATGCTGTTGAAGAAGAAACGACAGTTTCTGCTGAAGACGCAGAACAAGCACTAACTGATGCATTAAATGCAGACATGTTAGGCGGTTTTGCTCCAAGCGGTGACGAATAA
- the rpsL gene encoding 30S ribosomal protein S12, producing the protein MATINQLVRKPRVRQVTKSNVPALQACPQRRGVCTRVYTTTPKKPNSALRKVARVRLTNGFEVTSYIGGEGHNLQEHSVILIRGGRVKDLPGVRYHTVRGALDCSGVNDRRQGRSKYGAKRPKS; encoded by the coding sequence ATGGCAACTATTAACCAATTAGTACGTAAACCACGTGTAAGACAAGTAACTAAAAGTAACGTTCCTGCGTTACAAGCTTGTCCACAACGTCGTGGCGTATGTACTCGTGTGTATACAACTACACCAAAAAAACCTAACTCAGCACTACGTAAAGTAGCTCGTGTTCGTTTAACTAACGGCTTCGAAGTTACTTCTTACATCGGTGGTGAAGGTCACAACTTACAAGAGCATAGCGTAATTTTAATTCGCGGTGGTCGTGTAAAAGATTTACCAGGTGTGCGTTACCACACCGTTCGTGGCGCACTAGATTGTTCTGGTGTAAACGATAGAAGACAAGGCCGTTCTAAGTACGGTGCTAAGCGCCCTAAATCTTAA
- the rpsG gene encoding 30S ribosomal protein S7 codes for MPRRRVVGQRKILPDPKFKNELLAKFINILMVDGKKSTAEKIVYGALDILTEKNSDKEHLELFEIALENIRPSVEVKSRRVGGSTYQVPVEVRPVRRNALAMRWLVDAARKRGEKSMAQRLANEMLDASDNKGSAVKKREDVHRMAEANKAFAHYRW; via the coding sequence ATGCCAAGAAGACGTGTCGTAGGACAAAGAAAAATCTTGCCAGATCCGAAGTTCAAAAATGAACTTTTAGCAAAATTCATCAACATTCTTATGGTTGATGGTAAAAAATCGACAGCAGAAAAAATCGTTTATGGTGCACTAGACATCTTAACTGAGAAAAATTCTGATAAAGAACACTTAGAGTTATTCGAGATCGCTTTAGAAAACATCCGCCCTTCAGTGGAAGTTAAATCTCGTCGCGTAGGTGGTTCAACTTATCAAGTTCCAGTTGAAGTACGTCCAGTACGTCGTAACGCTCTAGCCATGCGCTGGTTAGTTGACGCTGCTCGTAAACGTGGTGAAAAATCAATGGCTCAACGCCTAGCTAACGAAATGTTAGATGCTTCTGATAACAAAGGTTCAGCTGTGAAGAAACGTGAAGACGTTCACAGAATGGCTGAAGCTAACAAAGCATTCGCTCATTACCGTTGGTAA